CGGTGGCGCCGTACATGGGCGAGAACGCGTTTATCGCCTTTGGTTTGGCGTCAATGGGAATCAGTTGGGAGCAGCGCCTTGGCGCGGTATTCGTAAGCGGGGTCGGGTTCATCATCATCACACTGCTGCGGGTTCGCTCGTGGCTGGCGAATTCGATTTCGCCAAGCATGAAACACAGCTTCGCCGTCGGCATTGGGCTTTTTCTCGCGTTCATTGGCCTTTACGAGACGGGCATCGTGACCAGTTTTGTTAGCGGGATGCCCGCGAAGCTGCTGCTCGCGTCGAATGGCGAATTCCTCCGAACACCCGACGTGCCGGTGAAGATCGGCAATCTCCACGATCCGCAGGTGTGGCTGGCTATTTTTGGCTTCCTGTTAATCGCGGCCTTGCTGCAGCGCCGTGTGCGTGGAGCGATTCTTCTCGGCATTGTGGCAACGGCGGTGGCGGGATACGGGCTTGGTTTTGGCCACGCACCGCGCAGCTTGGTGGCCGTGCCGTTCGTCGGAGACTACGATTTGCGCGCGATCGCCTTCAAATTGGACATCGGCGGGGTGCTGCGACTGAGTTTTCTGCCGATTTTACTGACGCTGTTTCTCATGGGGTTTCTCGACACCTTGGGAACTCTGGTCGGCGTCGGCGCAGCGGGTGGGATGCTCGATGAGAAAGGGAATTTCGACAAAATTGAACGCCCGATGATGGTGGACGCGATCACGTGCATGTTTAGCGGCTTGGTCGGCACGTCCACGAGCGGCGCGTACATTGAATCCGCGACTGGGATCCGCGAGGGCGCGCGCACGGGACTGGCGGCGGTCACAACTGCAGCGCTATTTGCGGCATCGCTATTCTTCATCCCGTTGGTCGAACCCTTGCAGAGCCTGCGGTTCGCGTACGGCCCGGCATTGATTGCGGTGGGCGTGTTGATGCTCGGTTCGGTGACGAAGATTGAATTCAACGATTTGACGGAGCTGGTTCCTGCGTTCGTGACAATCACGATGATGTTGTTCACCTACAATATTGCCAATGGCCTGACCGCGGGGCTGGTGGTCTATCCCATTGGGAAGCTGACTGCGGGGCGCTGGCGCGAATTGAACGGAGGCACGGTGGTACTCGGCGTGTTGTGCCTTATCTATTACGTCTTTGGCCTGCCGCATTGATGATTCCACGAAGGCCCTTTTGGCCGGGCTATTCCTCTTTTTGAGATTTCCCACCCCTGTCGAATCACAAAGTTTCCTCGATTTTGCGCCATAAAATCGAGGTTGGCATACCCACTGCTATCTAGCCTGTCAGTCAGGCGTTCCGCAGAGGCAGGATTGAAAGATGAGCGAGACCAATAAACAAGACATCTACCGCGTGCTGATAGTGGATGAGGACGCCGCCATGCGCGAACTGCTCGCGGGATTGCTTCGCGCACCGAACCGCAGCGTGGAAGTGCGCGATGGCGCACGCACCGCGTTGGAGTTTCTACAGCACAACCCCATTGATGTCGCGTTTGTCGATGCGGCGTTGACGGGCGCATCTGCGCAACATCTGGCGGATAAAATGAAGAAGCTCTGCCCGCACGCGCAGGTCGTCGTCTGCGCCGGCCGTTTGTCACAACCATGGGACAACGCCGGGCGCATCCGCAAGGGTGAGCGTGTCCTGCGGCAACCATTCAATTTTGGCGAAGCTCTCGAGCTCGCCGATTCGTGTAAGACAGAGTGAAGATGAACTCGATCTCGATTACGGCGCTGGATCTAGGGTTGGCTGTGAAGCAGGCTGCACGGGATGTGCAGGAAAAACCGTTCATAGCGGACCAGCGCCTTTTTCTTTGGGACATCGCCGAAAGCCCGCGAAGCTTCGGACTGTCCGCTCGCGACGGGTTGAGAGTCAACTGTTCGAATCCCCCCAACGCCATCAAGGTCGGCGCCTCCTCCGACCGAAGAACAGCTTGATCTCTCAACCCGCGCGCGCGGCAGCTCTTCCGCCGCCGCGCCGAGACCGCGCCACCGCCCGCTTGCTTTTCCACCTGTTTACGTTATATTCGCTTCGCCATCACACGGCACATTCTCATGGGGGCGAAACGGTCTCGACTTTGTGGGGTGAGCGTGAGCGGCATGCCGAGGTTGTCGGGAGGCCTCGTTAAACACCTGACAAAAACATAACTGCGAATCACGAACTCGCACTCGCGGCTTAATTGTCCGCGACGTTCCGCCTGCGACACCTGCTAGTGGGGTCGGAACGACGATAGCAGGTTAGTCTGTGGATGTTGTCTTCGGGTCCATGGATGAAACTATAACCGGGGGCTGGCGCGGCGGGTGGCCTGTCCATTGGCAGCACGCCGGGCGAGACTTAAAGATGGAATAAGCATGTAGTCACTTGCGTGCGCTTTGCAGAGGACGTGGGTTCAACTCCCACCGCCTCCACCATTTTAGAAGTTGCAAAGAGCCGCCTGCAAAGGCAGCGGGGGCTTTTTAGGGACGCCGTTATGTTCGAACGAAAGACCACGCGTCGCGCCCGACTTCAGGCACAGACATTCCCCGCATCGTGGCGGGCCATCCTCCAGCAAAACGTCTCCTATTACCAACGGCTCACTGCGTCCGAGCGGGAGGAATTGCAGGGTGATATCCAGGTGTTTATCGCGGAGAAGAACTTTGAGGGGTGCAGCGGGCTGGAAATTAACGACGAGATCAAGGTCACCATCGCCGCGTATGCTTGCATCCTGTTACTGAACCGCCGTCACGATTTTTATCCGCGCTTGCAATCCATCCTTGTGTATCCTGACGCTTATCCGGTTCCTGTAGTTCGACTCGTCCCGGGAAATATTGCAGTCGCGGGCCATGAAATGCGCGCCGGCGAATCCTGGCGGACCGGGGCGGTGGTACTATCGTGGAGCCATGTCCTGCGTCGACCGGCGGCGGTGCCTGACGGTCGGAATGTCGCACTCCATGAGTTCGCCCACCAGATCGACCAGGAGAATGGCTTCGTCGACGGAGCCCCGGACTTATCGACGAGTTCCCAATATGCCGCCTGGGCTCGCGTTCTCGGAAGCGAGTTTGCGACCTTGTCCCAACAAACCGTCGCCGATCAGCCGACCCTCATCGATAAGTATGGCGCAACCGAACCAGCCGAATTTTTCGCCGTCGTCACGGAGTATTTCTTTGAGAAGCCGTTGGAACTCTGGCAGCGACATCCCGAGCTTTACGAGGAGTTGAGACGCTTCTATCGTCAGAACCCTGCTAGTACGGACGTTGTTGAATCGCCATCAGGCCACGCCTGAAAATAAAGCACCCCAACGGTCACTCAGACCTGTTGGGGTGCCTGGAACGACCGTCGTTGTTTACGCAAGGCTTACTTTCGCTTCTGTGCTGCCTTGATCTTCGCCCAGCGAGCGCGTTGTGCCGCGGCGATTCTTTCGCGGGCGGCTGCCGAAAACTTTGGCTTGCGACGGGTCACCAACCTGGTAGCCGTTGTTCCTCCATCGAGGAACGAAAGTGCCTTGAGAGCAAGGTTGAGCTTTTCAAGTTCCTGCTCCGTGCGTTTGCGCTGAATCTGCAACTGCTGAACAACTTGGTTGATGCTGGACATGATCCTCCGGGATTGGTTATTGCTTGTTTACATACTCACGCTGCCCAGCACCGTAGCAAAGTCGTAACATTACTTCAACTACTTCAAATGGCGACGGGTATAAGGATGAGCTTGGTGAAGGTGTTTGATTTCATCTACAACGGGCCTATAATACGGGTGATGGAAGTTGGGAATACAGGGGATCCAGCAAAGGAATACTGCGCGATGAATAAGCTGATTTTATTGATGATGGCCGGCGGGGTGACGCTTATGGGAATCGGCTGCGAGACACCGCATCACCGGCCACCACCACCGCCACCTCCTCCCCAGTATCGTACCCAACCGATGGGCTTGCCGGACATCAAAATGCTCGCCAAATCGGGCGTCAGCGACGAGGTCATCCTGAGTCAGATTCGCAACTCGCACAGCGTCTATCGCCTCGACGCCGCTGAGATTTTGGACTTGAAGGATGCCGGCGTAAGCGAGAAAGTGATCGACTTCATGATCAACACCCCCAGCTTGTATCGTCCCTCACGCCCTCCGCCACCCCAGCCGTCTTATTGAAGAACAATTGCTTCCGAACGGCATAAAGACTGGTGAATCCAGCAGCACGTTCAGGCTTGCAGTTACGGCCAAAGAGCGTCAATCTGGCCTCTAGAGAAAGCCGCAACAGGCGAAGTGCCAATGAACCGCATCACGCTTTTGGCTGCTATAAGCGTCCTCGTCACTGGTTGCTCTACGAACCGCTTCAGCCAGTTCTACCTCGATCGTTCAGCAACCGTTGCTTCCCGTTGCTTGCCCTACTCTGGCAAGACACAAATCATAGCTACGTCAGATCCTCTACGCGATACGACGAATATGTTTCAAAGCGGCTACCTTCCAATCGGTGAGTCCGGCTTTTGGTGCGTCGGCTGGACGGTCACCCAGCAGATGCTGGAAGAACAAGCCAAGAAAGTTAAAGCAGATGTAGTGCTTTACTTCACCAAGTACGAGGGTTCAGAGCAAGGGTATGCCGCTATTCCCCAATACCACCCCGGCACACCAGCGCCTACGATCACGCAAAACGTGAACGTTTACGGCAACGGATACCAAGCCGAAGCGGGTGACGTTTTTGGACGAATGGCCGTGCAGACGATGCAGCAAAATCCGCCGCCCACAACAGGCACATACACCACAACCGTCGTTCCTGTTACTCGTCAGCGTTACACACATGCGGCTGGGTTTTGGCGCAAAGGGAAGCCTCCGATCTTTGGAGCTTACTTTATCAATCTCACACCCGAACTGAGGGAGAAGCTTCAAAAGAATACCGGGGTAGTCGTTGCGATACTCGTGAACGACTCCCCGGCGTTCCGCGCAAACATTCTCCCTGGCGACATCCTGACTAGAATTGACGATGTTGAGATTTCATCTACACAGGACTTTCAAGCGAAACTTCTACAATTTGCCGGCAAAAAGGCGACCCTGAGCATCCTGAGAAACGACGCGACTCTGACAATTCCAATTCAGATGAACGAAGCGAATTGAAGCCTTGCCTTGATTCTTCGACAAATGCCGTATGAGCCGCATGGTCATGGGCCCTTCGATAATTAGCCGATAGGGAAGGGGACGAATACGAATGTACCCAGAGGATGAATCCATAGCTCAAATCCTGACGGATGTCGGCTTGATCTCACGTGCCGATCTGGCTCAGGCCAGGCAACAGGCGAAGGTTGCCGGGAAGGACGTCGTGCAAATACTGCTGGAGACGGGGATGCTGACGGAGATGGACATTACAAAATCCCTTGCGAGCCAATTCGGCCTCGACACAGTGGACCTGAATAAATACGAAGTTTCCCAGGATGTTCTTGCGTTGGTTTCGCGCGATCTGGCCCGTCAATGGATGGTTCTTCCCATCTTCAAGCGTGGGAATCAACTGACCGTCGCCATCGCCAATCCGTTGAACATGGAGGCAGTGGATAAACTGGGTGAATCGCTGTCGCTGACCATCCAGCCGGTGGTGTCCTGTCTCTCTGATATCGAAGCGGCGGTGGATCGGTATTATGGCCGCTGAGAATTTGGCAGCCATTTTTTGTTTTTGCGCTCCAGCAAGATTTGCATTGATTTTATAGTCTGTTTGCACGAGACGTTAGGGCGCATGAGGTGGTTGGCGGTTTTCTTCACAGTCGGATTCTGCTTTGCCCTGTCGGTCGCTGCCTTGGCAGCGGACCCAGGGCCGGTCGAGTCTCTCAAGGGCTTTAGCGATTTCCAGCAGGTTGATCTCACCCGTCTGTCAAGCGGGGACGTCCTTTCAGAGCGCGGTTCGTTGATGGATTTCCCCAACGGGATTTCATCGCAAACTTGTTTTTTTGTACCGCTATCGGCGGAAGAAACAACGAAGCGATTGCAATCGTGGGACCCCTCACCACATGGCGAGTTGAAGGTTTTCGGGTTTCATGCGCTCCACACGCCGTGTGAGTTGGCGGATTTTCAGGGACTGGATCTTAAGACCAGCCAAAAGCCCGTTCGTTGGCTTCTAGATAAGATCATCGCTTCGACCCCCGCCAGGTCCGACCTCAATCTGACGCATGCCGAGGCCCAGGAACTTGCTGGCTGTGTTCAGAAACGATCTGATCCGCAGAAGGTGTCAGGATGTATGGCCGCGCTCCTTTTGGGGCGCGCGTCGGCTTTCCAGCAAAAAGGGCTGGACGGAAGCGAACCCTATGACGTGGCGGGAGAATCCGTTTCGCCCGCCCTTCAGTTACGCACCATGTTGCGCGAACAACTCGAGATCGCCCATGAGTTTTCGCCTATCCTGAAGAAAACCGGGTTGTTGGTAAGCGAGACAACACCCTCGCTGACCCCATTTTACTACTGGACTCTTTTCGACGCTGACTACCATGGGACGATCACTTTGGGGGCCATATATCAGTTGGCGGTTGGTGATCATTTCCAACTCGTGGATATGGAGTACTACGTCAGCGGCAACTACTACACCTCGGTCACGCTTTTTGAAGTCTGGCCGGTGCAAGTCGGTAAGAAGTCCGGGGCGCTTGTGTGGCGCGGTGACTTTTTTGCCGCGCCGATGCTCGCCTTCACCAAGGGAACCGAGCGTATTGCTTACGGTGCGCTTATGCTCCAGGACATCAAGAAGGAGATTCACTGTTTCCAAGACGAGGCGAAGGCCAGGCGATGAAACCAGGACTGATCACCGCCCTCGCCCTGCTACTGTCGAGTGCCTCTGTCCGGGGGGCCAATTCGATGAGTATCTCCGAGGAACTGGATGCCGAGTATGCCTACGTCGGCGGTACGGGCACGCGCGGCGGCGGCGTGAATGTCGGTTCGGTCGACGAACACAGCGCCGACCTTAAATACGTCGTTTCCCCACAGCTTAATAAAGATTTGCTGTTGCGGGTTGGGTTCGAGTGGCAACGCTTCTCCTTCGGTGTGCCTGACCATGCACCCCTGCCCAGCGCTCTGCAACAGGCGAGCCTGGTGCTGGGGTTCGACTATCAGCTTGCGGACGAATGGCTGATGCGCGTGGAAGTGCAACCTGGCGTTTACAGCGATTTCCGGGACATAACGTTCCGCGATGTGGACGCGCCGCTGGTCATCGGCGGGGTATATTTGGCCAGCCCCGATTTGCAGTGGATGTTGGGATTGAGAGTTGACGCGCGCACGCAGTACCCCGTTTTGCCGGCAGCCGGCGTCCGTTGGAAGTTTTCCGAGGAATGGACGCTGGACTTCATGCTGCCAAAGCCGCGGCTGGAATACGACGTGAACGACAAGCTCCAACTCTACCTCGGCGCGGAAATCCAGGCGGGAACGTTCGCGGTGGGACAGAATTTTGGCACTCCGCGCGGCCAGCCACATTTGGACAACGCCATCGTGGACTATCTGGAGGTTCACGTCGGTTCCGGCTGCTCGTGGAAGATAGCACCAACCGTTACGATTGAAGCGGAAGCGGGCTTGATGCCCTACCGCAGTTTCGATTTCTTTGCTCCGGACATCGTCTTTCGGAGCCACAATGCTCCCTACGGGCAGATCGCCTGCCACGCCCGGTTTTAAAAAGCGTTGTGCAAAGGAAAGAGCGCGACCGACAATTGATCCACCGAGTCGTGAACGCAGGCTTGTTATTGTTGGCCCGCTATTTGAACGGTCGCGCTCCTGAAACCAATCCAACCCGCGCTACGGGAGCTGTCTGGCCCGATAGTAACGCGCCGGCAAATTGGTCGCCCCACCGACATCAACGTAATTCGTTTGCGGAGTCCCGCCCGGCAACAAGATCGTGGGGCTGACGTCCGTGAAAGCGTTCGTGGAATAACGACCATCCGGCCCCGCGGTCACCGCCTGGAGCGCATACCTCTTTCCGCCCGTGGTGGACCACGCGATATTCATATCATTACCCGCCTTGACCACCGACAGATTGCGAAAGGCAACCGGGGCGAATGCAATGCCGCGGAAAGTCGTGTTTGTGCCTGCGGCCGCAATGATGGTTGGCGAACCCGAAGGCGCGACGTTGTACCCGGCCGTGTCGGTGAAGACGTACAGGAAGCCACCGCCGCCAGTGGTGGCGCCGCCGGAAGTGGCATACAAGACGACGCTGGTAGCGTTGCCGGACACTTCGAGGGCTCCGGTCAATCCATCGAAGCCCTTGGGGTTCACATCGTTTATCGTCATGGCGCCGTTAAAGACCCAGTTTGTGCCAACCAGGGAGTACTTGAAAACACCGGCCGCGTCGTTGTTCTCGCCATCCTCGGCATAGTAGAGCGTGTCAAGAGTGCTTCCGTTTTGCAGAGGTAGGAACACGAAATTGAACGGGCCGCCGGTGCCGCTTCCGGAAACGCCATTGCCGGGCGAGCCGTTTAGCGCAACAATGGCTTGATTGGTGGTGGTCGGTAAACCAGTACCGACGGCGTAAATGCCGTTGGTTGTCTTGACGGTGCTGAGGTAAAGCTGACCGTCGAAAATGCCGAGCCGCGCGACATTGAGTGGTTTGTTTGTGACACCGCCCGCGATAACGTTAAGCGTCGTGAAGTTGTTGCTGCCCAAGGTGGTGTAGCCGACACCGGCGCCAAAGCCTGCGCCCGCACCGCCAATCCAGATATTAATCCCGTCCGTACTCACGACACTGCGGGGATTATTGCCGGTCGCCCAATTCGAGAGGATTGTCGAAGTGTCGATATTGCCGTTGAAATCCGCGCGACCCACAACCCGTGGCACGATGGTTGATAAAGAGCTTGCCAGCGAGGTGCCGCTATAGGAGAGGTTGGTGGCGTAGCCCTGTAGCAACAGGTACTGTCCGTCTGCCGAAAGTGAAAGTCCGCCCTCGGAGGTCGCCACCCCGCTGGAGACGAATGGGTAATTGCCACCGGATTGCGTGACAGGCAACTGAATCGACTGCACCAGTGCCCCATTCGTGGCGTATTCATCCAGGAATACCACGCTGCCGGTGCTGGAGAGCAGACTTACACCATCGCCGACGCGGTAGATCACAAGGTTTCCCCCGGTAAACGGGGCGGCCTGCGCGCTCACACCCATTCCGAGCATCAATGACGAAATTCCAACAATTCTTCGAATAATCTTATTCACGTCGTTTTCCTTTTCGATGATTTGTATTTTCCAAGCTCGGCTCGTTGCGGCCCACTATTGGCGACGCCGAAGGCTCAACATTCCCAAGACTCCCAGCCCGACCAGGGCCAGCGTCGATGGTTCGGGAACTGCGCTGAATGAGAGATTATCGATGGCGATGCCTTGCGAACTGCCGGCGGCCGTGGCGGTTTGCCAAGTCAACCAAAGTGCCTGATTGTCGCCCCAATTGGAAATGGACGCAGCGGTCAAATTAATATTCGTCTGATTGACGCCCAACGTCCCGTCCACAGGACCCGCCGAACCGCCCGTGAACGAGATTGATCCAAGGGATGTGGATCCGCTCGTCGGGAGGCTGGCGCTCGTGTTCGCGACCACGTAGCCGAAGTTGACGGTCTTCGCGGTGGCCTGACGCCACAGTTCGCCGACGAAACTCAGGTTGATGGCGCTGATGCTGCTGCCGGTGTCGTTGACGAGTTTGAGCGCAAAGGTCGTAATGCCGCTGCCGTTCGCGCTCTCCAATCCCA
This Verrucomicrobiia bacterium DNA region includes the following protein-coding sequences:
- a CDS encoding NCS2 family permease, which encodes MLERLFRLHEHGTTVRTEILGGITTFVTMAYIIVVNPAILSFAGIPAGPSTVATILSAVFGSLLMGFYANRPIAVAPYMGENAFIAFGLASMGISWEQRLGAVFVSGVGFIIITLLRVRSWLANSISPSMKHSFAVGIGLFLAFIGLYETGIVTSFVSGMPAKLLLASNGEFLRTPDVPVKIGNLHDPQVWLAIFGFLLIAALLQRRVRGAILLGIVATAVAGYGLGFGHAPRSLVAVPFVGDYDLRAIAFKLDIGGVLRLSFLPILLTLFLMGFLDTLGTLVGVGAAGGMLDEKGNFDKIERPMMVDAITCMFSGLVGTSTSGAYIESATGIREGARTGLAAVTTAALFAASLFFIPLVEPLQSLRFAYGPALIAVGVLMLGSVTKIEFNDLTELVPAFVTITMMLFTYNIANGLTAGLVVYPIGKLTAGRWRELNGGTVVLGVLCLIYYVFGLPH
- a CDS encoding response regulator; the protein is MSETNKQDIYRVLIVDEDAAMRELLAGLLRAPNRSVEVRDGARTALEFLQHNPIDVAFVDAALTGASAQHLADKMKKLCPHAQVVVCAGRLSQPWDNAGRIRKGERVLRQPFNFGEALELADSCKTE
- a CDS encoding M90 family metallopeptidase, producing the protein MFERKTTRRARLQAQTFPASWRAILQQNVSYYQRLTASEREELQGDIQVFIAEKNFEGCSGLEINDEIKVTIAAYACILLLNRRHDFYPRLQSILVYPDAYPVPVVRLVPGNIAVAGHEMRAGESWRTGAVVLSWSHVLRRPAAVPDGRNVALHEFAHQIDQENGFVDGAPDLSTSSQYAAWARVLGSEFATLSQQTVADQPTLIDKYGATEPAEFFAVVTEYFFEKPLELWQRHPELYEELRRFYRQNPASTDVVESPSGHA
- a CDS encoding PDZ domain-containing protein: MNRITLLAAISVLVTGCSTNRFSQFYLDRSATVASRCLPYSGKTQIIATSDPLRDTTNMFQSGYLPIGESGFWCVGWTVTQQMLEEQAKKVKADVVLYFTKYEGSEQGYAAIPQYHPGTPAPTITQNVNVYGNGYQAEAGDVFGRMAVQTMQQNPPPTTGTYTTTVVPVTRQRYTHAAGFWRKGKPPIFGAYFINLTPELREKLQKNTGVVVAILVNDSPAFRANILPGDILTRIDDVEISSTQDFQAKLLQFAGKKATLSILRNDATLTIPIQMNEAN
- a CDS encoding DUF6268 family outer membrane beta-barrel protein — translated: MKPGLITALALLLSSASVRGANSMSISEELDAEYAYVGGTGTRGGGVNVGSVDEHSADLKYVVSPQLNKDLLLRVGFEWQRFSFGVPDHAPLPSALQQASLVLGFDYQLADEWLMRVEVQPGVYSDFRDITFRDVDAPLVIGGVYLASPDLQWMLGLRVDARTQYPVLPAAGVRWKFSEEWTLDFMLPKPRLEYDVNDKLQLYLGAEIQAGTFAVGQNFGTPRGQPHLDNAIVDYLEVHVGSGCSWKIAPTVTIEAEAGLMPYRSFDFFAPDIVFRSHNAPYGQIACHARF
- a CDS encoding PEP-CTERM sorting domain-containing protein, coding for MRRYSLFGLVGALALAQTGAAQSFVDYTGGIYNQTFDSLPFSNNVSVSEANPVTVSGQTYFFNNGSLDFAAAIDSTGPTNSSTGGLGLSSTMSGWYGSGAITTRVGAQLGDQTQGGIISFGGLASGNRALGLESANGSGITTFALKLVNDTGSSISAINLSFVGELWRQATAKTVNFGYVVANTSASLPTSGSTSLGSISFTGGSAGPVDGTLGVNQTNINLTAASISNWGDNQALWLTWQTATAAGSSQGIAIDNLSFSAVPEPSTLALVGLGVLGMLSLRRRQ